The genomic region AAAGTGAAGCCAGATTCAGAAGGATTGCCGACAGCGCCCCGGCCATGATCTGGGTGACCGACGCAGAAGGCCGCGTCATCTTCGCCAATCGCTACTATGAGACGGTTCTGGGCGCTCCTGCTGTGACAATGCTTGGCGATGGCTGGCAGCGTGCGGTGCTGCCGGAGGATCTGCCGAGCTTCTATGCCGCCTTCATGACCGCCTTTGCTGCTCGACAGTCGTTTCGCGTCGAGATCCGCTTCATCGACAAGCATGGCCAGGCCAGATGGTACCGCTGCGCGGGTGCGCCGCGATATGATTCCCTTGAGCGCTTCCTCGGTTTCACCGGCTGCAACCTCGATATTTCTGAGGGCAAGCGCGCCGCTGAAGAATCGCGCCGCAACGAGTTGCGCTTCAGGGCCATCGCGGAATCGATGCCGCAGATTGTCTGGTCGGCCCTGCCGGACGGGCGCCTCGATTACTTCAATCAGCGCTGGACGGAATATACCGGCCAAACGGGTGCGGACGCCGTCGAGAACTGGCCGCAGATCATTCATGCGGACGACAGGGACCGCACCGGGCGGACCTGGGAGGCGTCGCTTAACACCGGGGAAACCTACGAGATCGAATACCGCTTGCGTCGCCATGACGGCGTCTACCGGTGGTCGCTCGCCCGGGCACTGCCGGTCTATGACGAGGCGACCGGGGAGATCCTGCGCTGGTTCGGCACCTGCACCGACATCGAAGATCAGGTGGCGGCACGCCAGGCTCTCGCCCGCTCGCAGGAAGAGCTGGAAAAGGTCGTCAGCGAGCGGACCGCCGCTCTTCAATCTGCCAATGAGCAATTGCGCAAGGAGATCATCGAGCGCGAGCATGCGGAAGAGGCCTTGCGCCAGGCCCAGAAGATGGAGGCGATCGGCCAGCTCACGGGTGGCGTCGCGCACGATTTCAACAATCTTCTGACGGTGATTTCCGGCAATCTGGAGCGGCTTCTGCGGCGTCTCGACGACGACGCGCCCGATCTCGGGCGCATCCGGCTTGCGGCAGAACACGCCATGCGGGGTTCGAAAAGGGCGGCCGAGCTCACCGAAAGGCTCCTCTCGTTTGCCCGCCGGCAGCCGCTCAGACCGAAGCCTGTCGACGCGACGCAATTGGTCATGGGCATGGCGGATCTTCTCGAACGCACGCTCGGCGAGCAGATCGAATTGAAAACCGAGGTCGATGATGATGTGTGGCCGGCTACGGTCGATGCCAATCACCTCGAAAGTGCCATCCTCAATCTGGCCGTCAATGCACGCGATGCCATGCCGGGGGGCGGGGTCCTGACGATCTCGTTGAGCAACCAGGCTGTTGAGGCTAAGGGCTCCGCCGATGTCGATCCTGATATGCTGCCGGGCGATTACGTGCGCCTGTGCATCTCCGATACGGGCACCGGGATGAGCCAGGAGACGCGCGCCCATGCCTTCGATCCGTTTTTCACGACCAAAGAGATCGGTGCAGGAACCGGCCTTGGCCTGTCGCAGGTCTATGGCTTCTTGAAGCAATCGGGCGGTGGCATCACGCTCAACTCGGAAATGGGCGAAGGAACGGAGATCTGCCTGTTCCTGCCGCGCTCCAGTGAGAACCTGCAGAATATCTTGGGTGAGAGCCTTGCTGCGACGACGGCGCTTTCTGCAAAAGCCGGCGAAGGAACCATCCTTGTCGTCGAGGACGACGACGATGTTCGTCGCCATTCCACCAGCCTTCTGGCCGAGTTGGGCTATCGCGTTTTAGAGGCAGGGGACGGAGAGAGGGCTCTTGCGCTCTTGCGCGACAACGCGGACGTCGACCTGCTCTTCACCGATGTCGGGCTTCCCGGCGGCTTGAACGGTCGCGCGCTTGCCGAAAGGGCGCTTGCGGAAAGGCCAGATATCCGCGTGCTTTTCACCTCCGCTTATGCGCATGAGGTGTTCAAGAGCGAAGACAATCTGGGCAAAAGGGCTGAGATCCTGGCAAAACCTTTCGACAGCGCACTCCTGGCGGGGCGGCTTACAGCGCTTCTTTCCGAAGAGCCGCCGGCCGGAAAGCCTGGCGATCCGGCACACGAGCCCGTCATCTTGCTCGTCGAGGACGAAATGCTGATCTCGATGCTGGCAACGGAGCTGCTTGAGGAACTCGGCCTCGGGGTCGAAACTGCGACCAGCGCGGCCCAGGCGATGGGGGTGCTTTCGCAAGATCCCGCGCGGTTTGATGTTGTGATGATCGATATCGGGCTGCCGGACCGCAACGGTGATGAGCTGGCGGACGACGTGCGCGCTCTTCGTCCTGAGGTGCCGATCATCTTTGCGTCCGGCCGTTCCTCCTCCGAGCTGGAGGAGACCTACCGCCACGACCGAAAGATTCGGGTCGTCTCAAAGCCTTATGATGGTCGGGCCTTGGCCGCGAAGCTCTCCGAGCTTGGCGTTTGCGTGCGCCCTGCGGCGCCCTTCTGACAGAAATTTAAGTCGCTCTTCCTGCTTGCGGCGCGGTAACATGAAATCTCTTTATGTGCCTGGTCGGCCCCCGCGTCGGCTGTTTAAAGGTCGCGACAGCGGAGCGCCTCTTTGTCCTTTGTGAAGCAGGTCATTGTCGTCGCTTTGATCGGAGCGACCGCGCTCGCAGGCTATGCAGCCTTCGATACATGGTTCAATGGGAGCCGCGGCAGCGAGGAGGCGCGGGCCGCGCGCGGGCCTGCGACCATCGCTGTAGAAGTCGCAGATGCCAAGGCGCAAACAATCGAGCGCAGCTTCGATGCGGTCGGCTCCACGCGTGCCCGCCGTTCCGTCGAGATCGTGCCCCTCGCTTCGGGCCGGATTACCGAGCTTTTCTTCGAAGCGGGCCAGAAGATCGAGGCGGGCGCGCCGCTGTTGACGCTCGACGACGATATCGAGGCAGCTGACGTCAAGGAGGCGGAGGCGAAACTGCGTGAGGCTGAGCTTGCGCTGGAGCGAGCTCGTTCGTTGCATCAGTCGAACACGGTCACGGCTGCGACCGTGGACAGTCTCACGGCGGCACGTGTGACAGCGGAGGCTGAGCTGGAGCGAGCGCGGCGCCGGTTTGCGGACCGCACGGTGCGGGCGCCGTTTTCCGGCATTGCGGGATTGCGTCGGATCGACCTTGGCGCACGGGCTGACGACCAGACCGTGATCACCACACTTGACGATCTCTCCTCCGTGGAAGTCGAGTTCGGTCTGCCGGAAACCGCCTTCGGCGAGGTCAAGAGCGGGTTGCCGGTTTTTGCACGTAGCGCGGCTTTCCCCGACAAGACCTTTTCTGGTGAGATCATCGCCATCGATAGCCGCATCGATCCGGCTTCGCGCGCCTTCAAGGTCCGGGCGTCCATTCCCAATGAAGATTTCGTTCTGCCGGCCGGTATGTTCATGACGCTCTCGGTGGTCCTCGATCAGCGCATCGGGGTGATGGTGCCGGAAGAGGCGGTGATGGTGGAGGGCGATGGCGCCTATCTGTTCGTGGCAGAGGGTGAGACGGCGCGGCGGCGTGCCGTTCAACTGGGCCAGCGCCAGAGAGGCGCGGTGGAAATTTCGAAGGGGCTCGCGGACGGTGAAGCCGTCATCGTGCGCGGCGTGCAACGCCTGCGCGACGGGTCCCAAATCCGCATCGTCGAAGATGCCGATGACAGCAAGGCGGCGGCGGACGCTGACGGTATCGGATGATTCTCTCCGATATCAGCATCAAGCGGCCGGTTCTCGCCGCAGTCGCCTCGATCCTGATTGTGGTCTTCGGGCTTGCGGCGATCTTGAGCATTCCGATCCGAGAACTGCCGGACGTCGATACCGCCGTCGTCACCGTCACCACGTCTTATGCCGGGGCGGCGCCTGAAATCGTCGATACGGATATCACCGAGACGATCGAGGGGGCGGTGGCCGGCATCAGCGGCGTCAAATCGATCAGCTCCGAAAGCCGTCGCGGCCGCAGCCGCACCACAATCGAATTCGTCATCGGCCGCAACATCGACGAGGCGGCGAACGATGTCCGGAGCGCTGTTGCGCGCGTGCGCGGCGACCTGCCGGATGATGTCGACGAACCGCAGGTGGTCAAGAACGACGCCGATGCGGACCCCGTCATCCGCCTTGCGGTGACCGACCCCCATATGTCGTCGGCGCAGATCACCGACTATCTGCAGCGCTATCTCGTCGACAGGCTGGCGACGCTCGATGGGGTCGCCAATGTCGAAATTTTCGGCGAGCGCAGCTATGCGATCCGCATCTGGCTCAATCGCGAAGCGATGGCGGCGCGCAATCTGACCGTTGCCGATGTGGAAGATGCGATCCGCCGCAACAATGTCGAATTGCCGGCCGGAGATCTGGAATCCTCGCGTCGTCAGCTCGCCGTGCGGGTCGACAGTCGCGTCGCCGGCGTGGACGCCTTCTCCAATATCGTCGTCGATCGTATCGCCGGTTTTCCGGTTCGGCTGAAGGATATCGCGCGGGTTGAACTCGGCGTGGAAGATGACACGACGCTCGTTCGCCTCAACGGCGTTGAGGCGGTCGGTCTCGGCATTTCGCGTCAGTCCCAGGCCAATACGATCGCCATCTCGCGTGCCGTTGCCGGCGAGCTGGAGCGTATCCGCCCGACTCTGCCCGAAGGGATGGAAATCACCGTCGGCTCCGATGATGCCGTCTTCATCCAGGCCTCAATCCGGGAAGTTCTGACGGCGCTTGTGATCTCGCTTGTCCTCGTCGTGCTCGTCATTCTGGCGTTTCTGCTTTCCGTGCGCGCGACGCTGGTGCCGGCCGTCACCATCCCGGTGTCCTTGATCGGCTGCTTCATTCTCATTTCGGCGCTCGGTTTTTCCATCAATGTGTTGACGCTGCTCGCGCTCATTCTTGCGATCGGGCTCGTTGTCGACGACGCGATCGTGGTGCTGGAGAACATCCAGCGCCGCATTGATGAGGGGGAGACGCCGATGGTGGCGGCATTCCTCGGCTCCCGGCAGGTGACGTTTGCCGTTCTCGCAACCTCGCTCACTTTGATCGCCGTCTTCATCCCGATCTCTTTTCTGCAGGGACAGGCGGGACGGCTCTTCACCGAATTCGGCTTCGTCATGGCGAGTGCCGTGGCGATCTCCACCTTCGTCGCTTTGACGCTGTGCCCCGTGCTCGCGTCGCGGCTCTTGAAGCGGCACCGACATCCGGCGGGCCAGGACGACAGCGGTCGGCCATCGCGGTTCCGACGTGGGTATGAAGCGCTGCTGAAGCGTGCGCTCAACATGCCCCTTGTGGTGATCTCTGTCGCTCTCGTCGTCGCGGCAGGCGGCATTCTTCTTTATCAGGAGCTGCCGCGCGAGCTGACGCCCAAAGAGGATCGTGGCGTCATCTTCATTCCGCTGACCACGCCGCAGGGATCCACCACCGCCTATACCGACGGCGAAGTGCGCGTGCTGGAGCGGGAGCTCGAGCCGCTTCTTCAAGGCGCGGACGTGCGTTCGGTTTATTCGATCGTCGGCTCCTGGGGCCGACCGTATCGGGCTTTCGTGCTGGTGCGCCTGGCGCCCTGGGAGGAGCGCGAGCGGGGGCAGGCGGAGGTGCAGCGCGACATCGTTCCGGCCGTCGGCAAGGTGATCGGAGCGACCGGATTTCCGGTAACTCCTGCGGGCCTTGGGCTTCGCGGTAGCAGCACGCCTCTGCGTGTGGTGGTCGGCGGCCCCGACTTCGAAAGCGTGAAGGAATGGGCCAATGCGCTCTTGGACAAGGCGCGGCAGAATGAGGGGCTGCGCAACGCCGAGCTCGATTTCGAAGAAAATCAGCCGCAGGCCGACATTCGCATCGACCGCGAGCGCCTGGACGATCTCGGTGTCAGCGTTCAGACGGTCGCGCAGACGTTGCAGACCATGTTCGCCTCGCGCGAAATCTCCGACTGGGTCGACCGCGGGCGCGAATATCCGGTGATCCTGCAGGCGCGCGAGGAAGACCGCCGTGTGCCTTCCGATATCGGCAACATCTTCATGCGCGCCGGTGACGGGGAGAACCTCTTCCCCTTGTCATCCGTCGTGAGCGTCAAGGAGGCCGCGGCCGCACCAGAGCTGCGCCGCTACAATCGCCTGCCGTCCATCACATTGGAGGCGGCGCTCGCAGAGAACTACGATCTCGGCTCCGCCATCGATTTCATCCGCGAGGCGGCCGCCGAAAGCCTGCCGCCGGAAGCTCAGATCGCGTTTGCCGGCCAGTCGCAGCAATATCTCGAAACGTCGAGCGGCGTTGCCGTCACTTTCGGCCTTGCAATCCTGATCGTATTTTTGGTGCTGGCGGCGCAGTTCGAGAGCTTCATCCATCCGCTCGTGATCATGCTCTCGGTGCCGCTCGCCTTCGCAGGTGCCATCTATGCGCTCTATTTTGCCGGGCTTTCGCTCAATATCTACAGCCAGATCGGCATCATCCTGCTGGTCGGTCTGATGGCGAAGAACGGTATTTTGATCGTCGAATTCGCCAATCAGCTGCGCGACGAAGGCATGGAGGTGCGCGAGGCGGTGATCGAAGCGTCGATCCTGCGCTTTCGCCCGATCATCATGACGGTGATTTCGACGGTGCTGGGGGCCGTGCCGCTGGTGCTCGCCTCCGGCGCCGGAGCCGAAAGCCGAAGCGCGATCGGCGTCGTCATCGTCGGGGGGCTGATGCTCGCGTCGCTGCTGACGCTCGTCGTGACGCCCGTGCTCTACGATCTTCTGGCGCGGTTCACCGAGCCGAGGGGCGCGGTTGAAAAGCGGCTTGCGGCCGAACTGCCGCCCAGCGGGCGCCGTACATAACGCCCGCTCGGAGCTGCGAAACGAGAGAGATGCAGCTTCTAGGTTGACATCATCCGGGGGATTTCGACCCCCATCGTCAAACGATCGATCTCGTCACCTGCGTCGCCGCTGTGCCCTGGATTGCGCACCATCAGGTCTTCGAGTGTGTGCTGGTCGAGCACTTCCGTGAAGGCACCAAGAGCCTGGCTGAAGATACGGTTGACCGGGGAGAGCGGCCGGATGGAGCAATCGATCGTTTCGCCGAAGCAATCCGCCTCCACGCTCGTCGCCTCGGTGAGGCGCACGACATCGCCGAGATGGATTTCAGCCGGCGCGCAGGCGAGACGCACGCCGCCTGTGCGGCCGCGCATGGTCTTCAAGAAGCCGCCCTGCACCAGGAGTGCGACGAGCTTGGCGACGTTGTGCTCCGTGATGAGGGTCGCGCGCGCGATCTCTCCGGCATTCGTCTGGCGTCCGAGACGCGCGCAATGCAGCAAAATCCGCAGCGCCTGACTGGTCTGTTTCGTGAGCCGCATGGGATTGCGCTCCTAAATGTTCGGCATGTCCGGATTCGGGACGGACACGCTCCTGTCTGCAATATGCCTTCGGCCCGAAGAGCGTCAACGGGTGCGTCAAAATACCGTGCCGGTAAGTTGTGAAAACAGCAGGCTTTAGCGCAGACGATGCAGCGCCGTTGCGAGGTTCTCTTCCATTTGCTCCAGAACGGCGGCGGCGCTTCTGAGGGCTTCCGGCGAGAAGTCGCGCGTGGCGATCTCCGCGAGTCTCCTCCAGACGGCATCGATGGAGCCGAGCCTCGCTTCGCCGTCGCGGCTCAAGCGCACGACGCTTCTCCGGTGATCGGAGCGGTGGCTGTCGCGCTCGATCAGGCCGACCGCCTCGAGTCGTTCCAGCATCTTGCTGATTGTCGGGGGGCGCACGCGCAACTCCCGGGAAAGCGAGGAGGGCGAGTGTTCGCCATTCTCATATAAGGCGCGCAGCAGCTTGTCCTGGCCGGGATGGATGCCGATCTCGGCCAATTCGATGCCGAGAAGGGCACGGCAGAGTTTGGCGGCTTCGACGAGCATTGTAACCGCGTCGAGACGGAGTTCGTCGCAACCGAGGACGGCGGTGGAACTGGAAGCCGTCTCTCGAGGATTGCCGTCAGGATCGGATGGATTCATTCACGCTCAGAGTTATCGTGTGCCGCGTCATCCTCGGTGATGTCGCGGCGGCGGCTGGCGCGCATTAAAGTGCTTTAATTCGCTGTTCGCCTCCTGCGCCCTGAGGGCCGGGGAACCAGCTCGTGTCGATCTCATAATAATGGTCTGCGAAATCTATCAGCGTCATTGCGCGCTCTTCGCTCGGAAACGAGATCCAGCGTCCCTGGCGAGCGACGAGGCCATCCTCTTTGAGCTGCTTCAGGGCATTGCTGACGGAAATGTTGCTGAGACCGATCATGTC from Rhodopseudomonas julia harbors:
- a CDS encoding PAS domain S-box protein codes for the protein MVVAESEARFRRIADSAPAMIWVTDAEGRVIFANRYYETVLGAPAVTMLGDGWQRAVLPEDLPSFYAAFMTAFAARQSFRVEIRFIDKHGQARWYRCAGAPRYDSLERFLGFTGCNLDISEGKRAAEESRRNELRFRAIAESMPQIVWSALPDGRLDYFNQRWTEYTGQTGADAVENWPQIIHADDRDRTGRTWEASLNTGETYEIEYRLRRHDGVYRWSLARALPVYDEATGEILRWFGTCTDIEDQVAARQALARSQEELEKVVSERTAALQSANEQLRKEIIEREHAEEALRQAQKMEAIGQLTGGVAHDFNNLLTVISGNLERLLRRLDDDAPDLGRIRLAAEHAMRGSKRAAELTERLLSFARRQPLRPKPVDATQLVMGMADLLERTLGEQIELKTEVDDDVWPATVDANHLESAILNLAVNARDAMPGGGVLTISLSNQAVEAKGSADVDPDMLPGDYVRLCISDTGTGMSQETRAHAFDPFFTTKEIGAGTGLGLSQVYGFLKQSGGGITLNSEMGEGTEICLFLPRSSENLQNILGESLAATTALSAKAGEGTILVVEDDDDVRRHSTSLLAELGYRVLEAGDGERALALLRDNADVDLLFTDVGLPGGLNGRALAERALAERPDIRVLFTSAYAHEVFKSEDNLGKRAEILAKPFDSALLAGRLTALLSEEPPAGKPGDPAHEPVILLVEDEMLISMLATELLEELGLGVETATSAAQAMGVLSQDPARFDVVMIDIGLPDRNGDELADDVRALRPEVPIIFASGRSSSELEETYRHDRKIRVVSKPYDGRALAAKLSELGVCVRPAAPF
- a CDS encoding efflux RND transporter periplasmic adaptor subunit codes for the protein MKQVIVVALIGATALAGYAAFDTWFNGSRGSEEARAARGPATIAVEVADAKAQTIERSFDAVGSTRARRSVEIVPLASGRITELFFEAGQKIEAGAPLLTLDDDIEAADVKEAEAKLREAELALERARSLHQSNTVTAATVDSLTAARVTAEAELERARRRFADRTVRAPFSGIAGLRRIDLGARADDQTVITTLDDLSSVEVEFGLPETAFGEVKSGLPVFARSAAFPDKTFSGEIIAIDSRIDPASRAFKVRASIPNEDFVLPAGMFMTLSVVLDQRIGVMVPEEAVMVEGDGAYLFVAEGETARRRAVQLGQRQRGAVEISKGLADGEAVIVRGVQRLRDGSQIRIVEDADDSKAAADADGIG
- a CDS encoding efflux RND transporter permease subunit is translated as MILSDISIKRPVLAAVASILIVVFGLAAILSIPIRELPDVDTAVVTVTTSYAGAAPEIVDTDITETIEGAVAGISGVKSISSESRRGRSRTTIEFVIGRNIDEAANDVRSAVARVRGDLPDDVDEPQVVKNDADADPVIRLAVTDPHMSSAQITDYLQRYLVDRLATLDGVANVEIFGERSYAIRIWLNREAMAARNLTVADVEDAIRRNNVELPAGDLESSRRQLAVRVDSRVAGVDAFSNIVVDRIAGFPVRLKDIARVELGVEDDTTLVRLNGVEAVGLGISRQSQANTIAISRAVAGELERIRPTLPEGMEITVGSDDAVFIQASIREVLTALVISLVLVVLVILAFLLSVRATLVPAVTIPVSLIGCFILISALGFSINVLTLLALILAIGLVVDDAIVVLENIQRRIDEGETPMVAAFLGSRQVTFAVLATSLTLIAVFIPISFLQGQAGRLFTEFGFVMASAVAISTFVALTLCPVLASRLLKRHRHPAGQDDSGRPSRFRRGYEALLKRALNMPLVVISVALVVAAGGILLYQELPRELTPKEDRGVIFIPLTTPQGSTTAYTDGEVRVLERELEPLLQGADVRSVYSIVGSWGRPYRAFVLVRLAPWEERERGQAEVQRDIVPAVGKVIGATGFPVTPAGLGLRGSSTPLRVVVGGPDFESVKEWANALLDKARQNEGLRNAELDFEENQPQADIRIDRERLDDLGVSVQTVAQTLQTMFASREISDWVDRGREYPVILQAREEDRRVPSDIGNIFMRAGDGENLFPLSSVVSVKEAAAAPELRRYNRLPSITLEAALAENYDLGSAIDFIREAAAESLPPEAQIAFAGQSQQYLETSSGVAVTFGLAILIVFLVLAAQFESFIHPLVIMLSVPLAFAGAIYALYFAGLSLNIYSQIGIILLVGLMAKNGILIVEFANQLRDEGMEVREAVIEASILRFRPIIMTVISTVLGAVPLVLASGAGAESRSAIGVVIVGGLMLASLLTLVVTPVLYDLLARFTEPRGAVEKRLAAELPPSGRRT
- a CDS encoding RrF2 family transcriptional regulator, producing MRLTKQTSQALRILLHCARLGRQTNAGEIARATLITEHNVAKLVALLVQGGFLKTMRGRTGGVRLACAPAEIHLGDVVRLTEATSVEADCFGETIDCSIRPLSPVNRIFSQALGAFTEVLDQHTLEDLMVRNPGHSGDAGDEIDRLTMGVEIPRMMST
- a CDS encoding MarR family winged helix-turn-helix transcriptional regulator encodes the protein MNPSDPDGNPRETASSSTAVLGCDELRLDAVTMLVEAAKLCRALLGIELAEIGIHPGQDKLLRALYENGEHSPSSLSRELRVRPPTISKMLERLEAVGLIERDSHRSDHRRSVVRLSRDGEARLGSIDAVWRRLAEIATRDFSPEALRSAAAVLEQMEENLATALHRLR